A genomic region of Equus caballus isolate H_3958 breed thoroughbred chromosome 1, TB-T2T, whole genome shotgun sequence contains the following coding sequences:
- the POLR2M gene encoding protein GRINL1A has protein sequence MCSQARGFEPPAPEDLARRSLAELQEMLKRQERLLRNEKFIYKLPDKGKKILDSVAKVRAAIAEYEEFRGKSKLFHPVSVDRKLRQRAVAGVDTDKAHNSDQILDTSSLVPGRSSVDNIKSSKTTSQRQGLVHPTRRGDAGASEVWYTVNSCPASSSRARVPSSSEAGEHLPQHRVSSQAEDRSSSSDNLVIDRLQRITIADPGEHHLEENSSPENLTGLCSGPQKKPHYMEVLEMRAKNPVLPPHKFKTNVLPSQQHGSPSDCRRRGSPVSSEERRRREKQHLDDITAARLLPLHHLPTQLLSIEESLALQKQQKQSYEEMQAKLAAQKLAERLNIKMQSYNPEGETLRKYREVRDEDDDQSSDDEF, from the exons AAAATTCATTTACAAATTGCCCGACAAAGGTAAAAAGATATTAGACTCTGTTGCCAAAGTGAGAGCTGCCATTGCAGAATATGAAGAATTTAGAGGGAAAAGTAAACTGTTTCATCCTGTTAGTGTAGACCGTAAGCTAAGGCAAAGAGCAGTAGCAGGTGTGGACACGGATAAGGCCCACAACTCTGACCAGATCCTTGATACTTCATCACTAGTTCCTGGCCGTTCCTCTGTAGACAACATCAAGTCATCTAAAACAACCTCACAACGACAGGGACTTGTACATCCTACTCGCAGAGGCGATGCAGGGGCTTCAGAGGTTTGGTACACAGTGAACAGCTGCCCAGCTTCCAGCAGCAGAGCCAGGGTGCCCTCCTCGTCTGAAGCTGGTGAGCATCTCCCTCAGCATCGTGTTTCAAGTCAAGCAGAAGATCGTTCCAGCAGCTCTGACAACCtggttattgataggttacaaagGATCACAATTGCAGACCCAGGTGAACACCATTTGGAAGAAAACTCGAGTCCTGAGAActtgacaggcctttgtagtggGCCTCAGAAGAAGCCTCATTACATGGAAGTACTCGAAATGCGAGCCAAAAACCCAGTGCTGCCACCACACAAATTTAAAACCAATGT TTTACCTTCACAACAACATGGTTCACCGAGTGATTGTCGGAGAAGAGGGTCTCCTGTGTCCTCAGAAGAAAGGCGGCGCAGGGAGAAGCAGCATCTGGATGACATCACGGCAGCTCGGCTTCTCCCACTTCATCACCTGCCTACGCAGCTGCTCTCCATAGAAGAATCTTTGGCGCTTCAGAAACAGCAGAAACAGAGTTACGAG gagaTGCAAGCCAAGCTCGCAGCACAAAAATTGGCTGAAAGATTGAATATTAAAATGCAGAGCTATAATCCAGAAGGGGAGACTTTGAGGAAATACCGAGAAGTAAGGGATGAAGATGATGATCAGTCCTCTGATGATGAATTCTGA